In Algihabitans albus, one genomic interval encodes:
- the bchO gene encoding alpha/beta fold hydrolase BchO, which yields MFGERLRWERDGHDWPNRKASRFVQAGRLRWHVQVLEAEPPRDEAPVLLLLHGTGASSHSFGDLAPLLARHFTCVIPDLPGHGFTDLPPLRGLSLPAMARGLQALLRQLDLSPTLVAGHSAGAAVLARMCLKDQIAPAALIALNGALLPYPGASSPWFAPTVKLAVWNPVVPRVFSARADERSVRRLIAGTGSTLKPRGIDLYGRLARNSVHVAGALGMMAGWDLLSLRRALPKLEVPLALLVGSEDRAIRPYQARQILEQVPGAELILFEGLGHLAHEEDPAGTAEAMLRVALKHGLPVEATVKLT from the coding sequence ATGTTCGGCGAACGCTTGAGGTGGGAGAGAGACGGGCACGACTGGCCGAACCGGAAGGCCAGCCGGTTCGTGCAGGCCGGACGACTGCGCTGGCACGTACAGGTGCTGGAAGCGGAGCCACCGCGCGATGAGGCACCGGTGCTGCTTCTGCTGCACGGGACCGGTGCCTCCAGCCACTCCTTCGGTGATCTGGCGCCATTGCTGGCGCGGCATTTTACCTGTGTGATTCCGGATCTGCCGGGCCACGGCTTTACCGATCTGCCGCCGCTCCGGGGATTGTCGCTGCCGGCCATGGCGCGCGGGCTGCAAGCGCTTCTACGCCAGCTCGATCTTTCTCCCACACTGGTCGCGGGACACTCGGCCGGCGCGGCCGTTCTGGCGCGCATGTGCCTAAAGGACCAGATTGCGCCGGCTGCCTTGATCGCGCTCAACGGCGCGCTGCTGCCTTATCCGGGCGCCTCCAGTCCCTGGTTCGCGCCGACCGTCAAACTCGCGGTCTGGAATCCGGTCGTCCCGCGCGTCTTCTCCGCGCGTGCGGATGAGCGGAGCGTTCGGCGTCTGATCGCCGGGACGGGGTCGACCCTGAAGCCGCGCGGGATCGATCTCTACGGCCGTCTCGCCCGCAACTCGGTCCATGTGGCCGGCGCGTTGGGCATGATGGCCGGCTGGGATCTGTTGTCCTTGCGGCGTGCGCTGCCGAAGCTGGAGGTGCCGCTGGCGCTGTTGGTGGGGAGCGAGGATCGCGCGATTCGACCCTATCAGGCGCGTCAGATTCTCGAACAGGTGCCGGGTGCGGAGTTGATTCTCTTCGAGGGCTTGGGCCACCTGGCGCATGAGGAGGACCCTGCCGGCACGGCCGAGGCCATGCTGCGGGTCGC